A single window of Deltaproteobacteria bacterium HGW-Deltaproteobacteria-4 DNA harbors:
- the recA gene encoding recombinase RecA, whose protein sequence is MSENNRSRAIELAMGQIEKQFGKGSIMRLGEDAVIPEIQSISTGSLALDIALGVGGVPRGRVIEIYGPESSGKTTLALHIIAEAQKSGGIAAFIDAEHALDISYAHKLGVKTDDLLVSQPDTGEQALEIVDVLVRSNALDVLVIDSVAALVPKAEIEGEMGDAHMGLQARLMSQALRKLTGTISKSNCCVIFINQIRMKIGVMFGNPETTTGGNALKFYASVRMDIRKIAAIKNGQDVVGNRTRVKVVKNKVAPPFKEAEFDITYGLGISRVGDIVDLGSESGVIDKSGAWFSYNGERVGQGRENAKQYLLDHPETCAAIEAKILEHYGLTARNPKND, encoded by the coding sequence ATGAGTGAAAACAATCGCAGCCGCGCTATTGAACTGGCCATGGGGCAGATTGAAAAGCAGTTTGGTAAAGGAAGCATCATGCGCCTCGGCGAAGATGCGGTGATCCCGGAAATTCAGTCGATCTCCACCGGCTCTTTGGCCCTCGATATCGCCCTCGGCGTTGGCGGCGTGCCGCGTGGCCGTGTCATTGAAATCTACGGCCCGGAATCGTCCGGCAAGACGACCCTGGCCCTGCACATTATTGCCGAGGCCCAGAAGAGTGGCGGGATTGCGGCTTTCATCGACGCCGAACACGCCCTTGATATCTCCTATGCCCACAAGCTCGGGGTGAAGACCGACGACCTCCTCGTTTCGCAGCCCGATACCGGCGAACAGGCCCTGGAGATCGTCGATGTCTTGGTGCGCAGCAATGCCCTCGACGTGCTGGTTATCGATTCGGTGGCAGCGCTGGTGCCGAAAGCTGAAATCGAAGGGGAGATGGGGGATGCCCATATGGGTTTGCAGGCGCGCCTCATGTCCCAGGCTCTGCGCAAGCTCACCGGGACGATCAGCAAGTCGAACTGCTGCGTCATCTTCATCAATCAGATTCGCATGAAGATCGGCGTGATGTTCGGCAATCCCGAAACCACGACCGGTGGTAACGCGTTGAAATTCTACGCCTCGGTGCGGATGGATATCCGTAAAATAGCGGCGATCAAAAATGGTCAGGATGTTGTCGGCAACCGCACCCGGGTGAAGGTGGTCAAGAACAAGGTCGCCCCTCCCTTCAAAGAGGCGGAGTTCGATATCACCTACGGCCTGGGAATCTCCCGCGTCGGCGATATTGTCGATCTTGGCTCCGAGAGTGGGGTCATCGACAAAAGCGGCGCCTGGTTCTCTTATAATGGCGAGCGCGTCGGCCAGGGGCGGGAGAATGCCAAACAGTATCTCCTTGACCATCCGGAAACCTGCGCCGCCATCGAGGCGAAGATTCTCGAACACTACGGCTTGACCGCCCGCAACCCCAAGAACGATTAG
- a CDS encoding damage-inducible protein CinA: MQPFSPKIAVLTIGDELLNGEISDTNTRRIALALATRGLFIREVMSVGDDEDYISEALQELSARRQVVIVTGGLGPTRDDLTARAAAKAFRRPLALNDEALVQIHAHFKRTGREMYGGNEKQALLPSKAILIPNPVGSAPGFRIQMDNCTLYFLPGVPAEMEPMLEASVLPQLQAALPTSTFVERIFTLIGVAEPQVENLLAAAALPTGVMVGFGVTFPLVYLKLRACGADAEELLDRSEPVVLRAVGDYLVARSKETLASVVAKLLLRSGETLALAESCTGGMIAAQLTDIPGASAFLERGAVTYADKAKVSWLKVPAWMIEQEGAVSATTAKLMARGIRRAAATDFGLAVTGIAGPDGGTAEKPVGTVYIALATADGERVVCHHFGGSRDEIRRLSASHALDLLRRHLLCLFDDNEGSE; encoded by the coding sequence ATGCAACCATTTTCCCCGAAAATCGCCGTCCTCACCATCGGCGACGAACTTTTAAACGGCGAGATTTCCGACACTAATACCCGGCGTATTGCTCTGGCATTGGCGACGCGCGGCCTCTTTATTCGTGAAGTCATGAGTGTCGGTGATGATGAGGATTATATCTCCGAAGCACTGCAGGAGCTGAGTGCCCGCCGTCAGGTGGTGATTGTCACCGGTGGTCTCGGCCCGACACGGGACGATTTGACCGCACGCGCTGCCGCCAAGGCCTTTCGCCGTCCCCTCGCGCTCAACGATGAAGCGTTGGTGCAGATCCACGCGCATTTCAAGCGCACCGGGCGGGAGATGTATGGCGGGAATGAAAAGCAGGCGCTGCTTCCCTCCAAAGCCATCTTGATTCCTAATCCCGTCGGCTCTGCCCCCGGTTTCCGGATTCAGATGGATAATTGTACCCTCTATTTTCTTCCCGGCGTCCCGGCCGAAATGGAGCCGATGCTTGAAGCGTCGGTCCTGCCGCAGCTGCAAGCGGCCCTTCCTACCTCGACCTTTGTCGAACGGATCTTTACCCTTATCGGTGTCGCTGAGCCGCAAGTGGAGAATCTCCTGGCTGCCGCCGCGTTGCCGACGGGGGTGATGGTCGGTTTCGGCGTCACCTTCCCTTTGGTCTATCTGAAGCTGCGCGCCTGCGGGGCTGATGCCGAAGAGCTTCTCGACCGCAGTGAGCCGGTGGTGCTGCGCGCTGTCGGGGATTATCTGGTGGCGCGCAGCAAGGAGACGCTGGCGAGCGTCGTTGCCAAACTATTGCTCCGCTCCGGGGAGACCCTGGCCCTCGCCGAGTCCTGTACCGGCGGGATGATCGCCGCGCAATTGACCGATATCCCCGGGGCTTCCGCCTTTTTGGAACGCGGGGCGGTGACCTATGCCGACAAAGCCAAGGTAAGCTGGCTGAAGGTTCCGGCCTGGATGATCGAGCAGGAAGGGGCGGTGAGCGCCACGACTGCGAAGTTGATGGCACGGGGAATCCGTCGCGCTGCTGCGACCGATTTCGGACTGGCAGTCACCGGCATCGCCGGTCCGGACGGCGGCACAGCCGAGAAGCCGGTGGGGACAGTCTACATAGCCCTGGCGACGGCCGACGGCGAGCGGGTGGTCTGCCACCATTTTGGCGGGAGTCGCGACGAAATCCGCCGGCTGAGCGCCAGTCATGCCCTTGATCTCCTCCGCCGTCATCTCCTTTGTCTCTTTGATGACAATGAAGGTTCCGAATGA
- a CDS encoding transcription elongation factor GreB, whose product MAVARKVQEAQSCYITPEGVERLREELRFLWKVERPRVTKAVTAAAAEGDRSENAEYIYGKKRLREIDSRVRFLVKRLDSLTVVENRVGPCDTIYFGAWVRLEDEEGEEVVYRVVGPDEFDPKLGWISMDAPMGRALLGKKEGEEIFVKRPVGDAHYTVLEISYQPLVPTKEE is encoded by the coding sequence ATGGCCGTCGCAAGAAAAGTACAGGAAGCCCAATCGTGCTACATCACCCCGGAAGGGGTCGAACGTCTGCGTGAAGAGTTGCGCTTTCTCTGGAAGGTGGAGCGTCCCCGCGTTACCAAGGCAGTCACCGCCGCTGCCGCTGAAGGGGATCGCTCGGAGAATGCCGAATATATCTACGGTAAGAAGCGGCTGCGCGAAATCGACAGCCGCGTCCGTTTTCTCGTCAAACGCCTCGATTCCCTGACTGTGGTGGAGAACCGCGTCGGTCCGTGCGACACCATTTACTTCGGTGCCTGGGTGCGGTTGGAGGATGAAGAGGGCGAAGAGGTCGTTTACCGCGTCGTCGGGCCCGATGAGTTCGACCCGAAGCTCGGCTGGATCAGCATGGATGCGCCGATGGGGCGTGCCCTCCTCGGCAAGAAAGAGGGGGAGGAGATCTTCGTCAAGCGGCCGGTCGGCGATGCCCACTATACGGTGCTGGAGATCAGCTATCAGCCGCTTGTCCCTACGAAAGAAGAATAA
- a CDS encoding hybrid sensor histidine kinase/response regulator, with the protein MRSRPPMSIAGTLPVLLIVDDAEVICQLCAQALTEYRTLQAANGRAALAVLEREAVDLVLTDVMMPGIDGLELLRRIKEQTPNQVVIVMTGFADREMILQALKAGADDFITKPLNLLQLRNLLRKALERQQLREELIELKRMDRLKGEFLGLVSHKLKTPVTSVSLFLQGLAAGSVDPDDPVCQEVLALAQEELENIQLLIRDLLFYSELILQPLPLRRRKSCPLDLVTDLLKDLLPEVSAHGLELNFTPPESLPQLDLDRKQFDFIVRALLLNAIKFTPSGGSVTLEMNATAEFFSLRVSDSGVGIAPAEIPKIFEKFYQIDPHHSGQVRGFGLGLYYVREFVHTHGGTIQVVSSPGAGTTVTVTLPLSGAE; encoded by the coding sequence ATGAGGAGTCGCCCCCCTATGTCGATCGCAGGAACGCTGCCGGTACTGCTCATTGTCGATGATGCTGAAGTCATCTGTCAGCTCTGTGCTCAGGCCCTCACGGAATACCGGACCTTGCAGGCCGCTAACGGCCGCGCGGCGCTGGCGGTGCTGGAGAGGGAAGCGGTCGATCTCGTCCTCACTGATGTGATGATGCCGGGGATCGACGGTCTCGAACTTCTGCGCCGGATCAAAGAGCAGACTCCCAATCAGGTTGTTATTGTCATGACCGGCTTTGCCGATCGCGAAATGATTCTGCAAGCACTCAAGGCCGGCGCTGACGATTTTATTACCAAGCCGCTTAACCTTTTGCAACTGCGCAACCTGCTGCGCAAGGCCTTGGAACGTCAACAGTTACGGGAAGAACTTATCGAGCTCAAGCGCATGGATCGCTTGAAGGGTGAATTCCTCGGGCTCGTGTCACATAAACTCAAAACCCCGGTGACGTCGGTCTCGCTGTTTTTGCAAGGTCTGGCGGCCGGCTCTGTCGATCCTGACGATCCTGTTTGTCAGGAAGTTCTGGCGCTGGCCCAGGAGGAGCTGGAAAATATTCAGTTGCTGATTCGCGATCTCCTCTTTTACAGCGAGCTGATTTTACAACCGTTGCCGTTGCGCCGACGGAAGAGTTGTCCTCTCGATCTGGTCACGGATCTTCTCAAAGACCTTCTCCCCGAGGTGAGCGCGCATGGACTTGAACTGAACTTCACACCGCCAGAGTCTCTGCCACAACTCGACCTCGACCGGAAACAGTTTGACTTTATTGTGCGTGCGCTCCTGCTTAATGCGATAAAGTTTACCCCGAGCGGCGGGAGCGTGACCCTGGAGATGAACGCGACGGCCGAATTTTTTTCTCTGCGGGTCAGCGATAGCGGCGTCGGGATTGCCCCGGCCGAGATCCCTAAAATTTTCGAGAAATTTTATCAGATCGATCCCCACCACAGTGGTCAGGTGCGCGGTTTCGGCCTCGGTCTTTATTATGTGCGGGAGTTCGTCCACACGCATGGCGGCACCATTCAGGTGGTCAGTTCGCCCGGTGCCGGCACGACGGTGACCGTGACCCTGCCGTTGAGCGGAGCGGAATAA
- a CDS encoding phosphatidylglycerophosphatase A, with translation MSRFILLLSSNAGLGYAPIASGTFGTLAGIPAYWLLAKLPPTLWLLTVVALFFLSCWVAGQAGKIYGVVDDGRIVIDELVGYLVTIALLPFTWKAAILGFFLFRFFDILKPQPARYCDRQIKNGYGVVLDDVVAGLYAALCLRLFLHFFP, from the coding sequence ATGAGCCGTTTTATCCTGCTCCTCTCCAGTAACGCCGGCCTCGGCTATGCACCGATCGCCTCCGGGACCTTCGGCACCCTGGCCGGGATTCCCGCTTACTGGCTCCTTGCCAAACTGCCGCCGACTCTCTGGCTGCTGACGGTCGTTGCCCTCTTCTTCCTGTCCTGCTGGGTGGCAGGCCAGGCCGGCAAGATCTACGGCGTCGTCGATGACGGCCGCATCGTCATCGATGAACTCGTCGGTTATCTGGTGACGATCGCTCTCCTCCCCTTTACCTGGAAAGCGGCGATTCTCGGCTTCTTCCTCTTCCGCTTTTTTGATATTCTCAAGCCGCAGCCGGCACGCTACTGTGATCGTCAGATCAAGAACGGTTACGGCGTCGTCCTTGACGATGTTGTCGCCGGCCTTTATGCCGCGCTGTGTCTGCGCCTGTTCCTCCACTTCTTTCCATAA
- a CDS encoding type IV pili twitching motility protein PilT: protein MQLDDILKFARTAGASDIHIKAGLPPVYRISGELKPLNKAPHLTQEMTHEMAFKIMSAKQRQRYEDVHELDMAYGVPGLGRFRANIFSQRGAVSMVFRFIPFDIKNLDDLILPPVIKKIIGEKRGLVLVTGATGSGKSTTLAAMIDYINNNSTAHIVTIEDPIEFLHRDRRSVINQREVGTDTDSYANALKSALRQDPDVILLGEMRDIETMEIAMHAAETGHLVFSTLHTIDAGESINRVVGSFPPHHQRQIRAQLSSVLKAVISQRLIPRIDGKGRVPAVEVMVSTARVRELIDDANKTNLLAETIQQGYVSYGMQSFDQSLMSLVKRNLVSFEEAVAQSSNPDDFKLKFSGISSSSDLSWDNFDTPADEKSGVKN from the coding sequence ATGCAGCTTGACGATATTCTGAAATTTGCCCGCACCGCCGGCGCTTCGGACATCCACATCAAGGCGGGACTCCCCCCGGTTTACCGCATCAGCGGCGAACTCAAACCGCTGAACAAGGCTCCGCATCTGACGCAGGAAATGACGCATGAAATGGCGTTCAAAATTATGAGCGCCAAACAGCGGCAGCGTTACGAAGATGTGCACGAGCTCGATATGGCTTACGGTGTTCCAGGGCTGGGCCGTTTCCGCGCCAATATCTTTTCGCAGCGCGGCGCCGTGTCGATGGTCTTCCGCTTTATCCCCTTTGACATCAAAAACCTTGACGACCTGATCCTGCCGCCGGTGATCAAGAAGATTATTGGCGAAAAGCGCGGATTGGTCCTGGTCACCGGCGCCACCGGTTCGGGGAAATCGACGACCCTGGCGGCGATGATCGATTATATCAATAACAATAGTACCGCGCACATCGTCACCATCGAAGATCCCATCGAATTTCTCCATCGTGATCGGCGGAGTGTTATCAATCAGCGCGAGGTCGGAACCGATACCGACAGTTACGCCAATGCCTTGAAGAGCGCACTGCGCCAGGATCCCGACGTCATTCTTCTCGGCGAGATGCGCGACATCGAGACGATGGAGATTGCCATGCACGCCGCCGAGACCGGCCATCTGGTCTTCTCAACGCTGCACACCATTGATGCCGGAGAATCGATCAACCGCGTCGTCGGCTCCTTCCCGCCGCACCATCAGCGACAGATTCGCGCCCAGCTTTCTTCGGTACTGAAAGCGGTCATTTCCCAGCGCCTCATCCCCAGGATCGACGGCAAGGGACGGGTGCCGGCGGTGGAGGTCATGGTTTCAACGGCACGGGTCCGTGAGTTGATCGATGATGCCAACAAGACCAATCTCCTCGCCGAGACGATCCAGCAGGGCTACGTCTCTTACGGAATGCAGTCCTTTGATCAGTCGCTGATGAGTCTGGTCAAGCGCAACCTTGTCTCCTTTGAGGAGGCAGTGGCCCAGTCGTCGAATCCTGACGATTTCAAACTGAAGTTCTCCGGGATCTCTTCGTCCTCCGATCTGTCGTGGGATAACTTCGATACCCCCGCGGACGAAAAAAGTGGAGTCAAAAACTAA
- a CDS encoding alanine--tRNA ligase, producing MTGREIRARFLHYFTERGHTVVPSSPLIPHNDPTLLFTNAGMNQFKDCFLGLEKRDYLRAASSQKCVRAGGKHNDLENVGRTARHHTFFEMLGNFSFGDYFKKEAIAYAWEFLTVDLKLDKERLYVTVFTDDDEAAEIWHSQEGVPRERIYRFGEKDNFWSMGDTGPCGPCTEIFWDNGPEVGCGSLDCAVGCDCDRYMEIWNNVFMQFDRSADGTLTPLPKPAVDTGMGLERITTVMQGKKSNYDTDLLQGIIRYIEELSGKAYRADARDDVSMRVIADHLRAMTFLICDGVLPSNEGRGYVLRRIMRRAARHARMLGFGEPVLYKAVDAVVKMMCDAFPELLERETYVKRVVRAEEERFMATLDNGLRILNEEIATLKAAGKREIPGDLLFKLYDTFGFPVDLTADIVGSDGFGIDEAGFNLCMEEQRKKAREHWKGSGEAAVSTIYRRLREDGISSEFTGYHALTDYGTVLALVRGDQQLSEAKAGETVEVITSATPFYGESGGQAGDQGEISSGSAHLRVTETRRPLPEIIVHLCEVLSGVIRAGEAVDLTVAASVRRASALNHTATHILQAVLGKVLGEHIKQAGSLVTAERLRFDFTHFSALTAAELTEIETRVNSAIRDNGRVETRIMSAETAVAAGATALFGEKYGETVRVVSVGDFSMELCGGTHTQAAGDIGLFKILQESGIAAGVRRIEAVTGARALQSVQEEEETLRRLAAIVKSDRGQLEARLKKLMEQQRDLEREVETLSARLHAGRSQELLAQVCEVAGVKFLAVQLEGLDGKGLREFSDQLRDRLPSGVIVLGSALDGKANLLVAVSKDLLGRLSAGELIKPLAAQVGGKGGGRPELAQAGGTDPAGLAVALASVGAHLEKSLV from the coding sequence ATGACCGGAAGAGAGATTCGCGCCCGTTTTCTCCACTACTTCACCGAGCGCGGACATACAGTCGTCCCCTCCTCGCCCTTGATCCCCCACAACGATCCGACCCTCCTCTTTACCAACGCCGGTATGAATCAGTTCAAGGATTGCTTCCTCGGATTGGAGAAGCGCGACTATCTCCGCGCCGCTTCGTCGCAGAAGTGCGTCCGCGCCGGCGGCAAGCATAACGATCTGGAGAATGTCGGCCGCACCGCCCGCCATCACACCTTTTTCGAGATGCTCGGCAACTTCTCCTTCGGCGATTACTTCAAGAAGGAAGCGATCGCTTATGCCTGGGAGTTTCTCACGGTCGACCTCAAGCTCGACAAGGAGCGCCTTTACGTCACGGTCTTTACCGATGACGACGAAGCCGCCGAGATCTGGCACAGCCAGGAAGGGGTGCCGCGCGAGCGCATCTACCGTTTCGGCGAAAAGGATAACTTCTGGTCGATGGGTGATACCGGCCCCTGCGGCCCTTGCACCGAGATCTTCTGGGACAACGGCCCCGAGGTCGGTTGCGGCTCCCTTGACTGTGCGGTCGGCTGCGATTGCGATCGTTACATGGAGATCTGGAATAACGTCTTCATGCAGTTTGATCGCTCCGCCGACGGCACGTTGACTCCCCTCCCGAAACCGGCCGTCGATACCGGCATGGGGCTGGAGCGGATCACCACCGTCATGCAAGGGAAAAAGTCGAACTACGACACCGACCTGTTGCAGGGGATCATTCGCTATATCGAGGAGTTAAGCGGCAAGGCCTATCGCGCCGATGCCAGGGATGATGTCTCGATGCGGGTCATCGCTGATCATCTTCGCGCCATGACTTTCCTCATCTGTGACGGGGTACTGCCGAGCAACGAAGGGCGTGGCTATGTTTTGCGCCGGATCATGCGCCGGGCCGCCCGTCATGCGCGCATGCTCGGTTTTGGCGAACCGGTCCTGTATAAGGCGGTCGACGCTGTTGTCAAGATGATGTGCGATGCCTTCCCCGAGCTCCTTGAACGGGAAACTTATGTGAAGCGGGTGGTGCGCGCCGAGGAAGAGCGCTTTATGGCGACCCTCGACAATGGTCTGCGCATCCTCAACGAAGAGATTGCCACCCTGAAAGCTGCGGGGAAGCGCGAAATCCCCGGCGACCTCCTTTTCAAGCTTTACGATACCTTCGGTTTTCCTGTCGATCTCACCGCCGATATCGTCGGCAGTGACGGCTTTGGCATCGATGAAGCCGGTTTTAACCTTTGTATGGAAGAGCAGCGCAAAAAGGCCCGTGAGCACTGGAAGGGCTCGGGGGAAGCGGCGGTTTCGACGATCTACCGCCGCCTGCGCGAAGACGGGATCAGCAGTGAATTTACCGGCTACCACGCCCTGACCGATTACGGCACCGTCCTGGCGCTGGTGCGCGGCGATCAGCAGCTCAGTGAAGCCAAAGCCGGTGAGACGGTTGAAGTCATCACTTCAGCCACCCCCTTTTACGGGGAATCGGGTGGTCAGGCCGGTGATCAGGGGGAGATCAGCTCCGGCAGCGCGCATCTGCGGGTGACCGAGACGCGGCGCCCCCTCCCCGAGATTATTGTCCACCTCTGCGAAGTCCTGTCCGGGGTGATCCGCGCGGGCGAAGCCGTCGATCTGACGGTCGCGGCTTCGGTGCGGCGCGCTTCCGCGCTAAACCATACAGCCACGCATATCCTGCAGGCAGTGCTCGGGAAGGTGTTGGGAGAGCACATTAAACAGGCTGGATCCCTGGTGACCGCAGAGCGTCTCCGCTTTGATTTTACCCACTTCTCGGCGTTGACTGCCGCAGAGTTGACGGAGATCGAGACCCGGGTCAACAGTGCCATTCGCGACAATGGCCGGGTTGAGACCCGGATCATGAGTGCTGAGACAGCGGTTGCTGCCGGCGCCACGGCCCTCTTCGGTGAAAAGTACGGGGAGACGGTGCGGGTTGTCTCGGTCGGCGATTTCAGCATGGAACTCTGCGGCGGCACTCATACTCAGGCGGCCGGCGACATCGGACTTTTCAAGATTCTCCAGGAAAGCGGCATTGCTGCCGGGGTGCGCCGTATCGAAGCGGTGACCGGTGCCCGCGCCCTGCAATCGGTGCAGGAAGAGGAGGAGACCTTGCGCCGCCTGGCCGCTATCGTCAAGAGCGACCGCGGCCAGCTCGAAGCCCGTTTGAAGAAGCTGATGGAACAACAGCGCGATCTCGAGCGCGAGGTCGAGACCTTGTCGGCGCGGCTTCATGCCGGTCGTTCGCAGGAGCTGCTGGCGCAGGTGTGTGAGGTCGCCGGTGTCAAGTTCCTAGCCGTGCAGCTTGAAGGCCTGGATGGCAAAGGCTTGCGCGAATTTTCCGATCAGCTGCGCGATCGACTCCCTTCCGGGGTGATCGTCCTCGGCTCGGCTCTGGACGGTAAGGCCAATCTCCTGGTGGCGGTGAGCAAGGATCTCCTTGGCCGCCTCAGCGCCGGCGAGCTGATCAAACCCCTCGCAGCCCAGGTCGGCGGCAAGGGAGGTGGTCGTCCCGAGCTCGCTCAGGCGGGCGGCACGGATCCCGCCGGTCTGGCCGTGGCCCTCGCCAGTGTCGGTGCTCATCTCGAAAAGAGCCTGGTCTAG